A single region of the Silene latifolia isolate original U9 population chromosome 8, ASM4854445v1, whole genome shotgun sequence genome encodes:
- the LOC141596604 gene encoding Golgi SNAP receptor complex member 1-2: MSDLNAELQESGWEELRKEARKIEGDLDVKLSSYAKLASRSSQGFVDSGSPSSSRSWKSMEMEIQSLLEKLVDINDSMSRCAASAVPTTSVTQKLARHRDILHELTQEFRRIKGNINSMRESAELLSSVRDDISEYKASGSMSPKVQLLRERAAIHGSISHIDEVISQAQATRSVLGSQRAFFGDVGGKVKRLSEKFPVIRGLLGSIRRKRSRDTLILAAVIAGCTLFLIIYWLSK; this comes from the exons ATGTCGGATCTGAATGCGGAGTTGCAGGAATCGGGTTGGGAAGAACTTCGAAAAGAAGCCCGAAAAATTGAAGGAGATCTTGATGTTAAACTCTCTTCTTATGCTAAGCTTGCCTCTCGTTCTTCTCAAG GCTTTGTTGATTCCGGTTCACCTAGCTCCAGCAGATCATGGAAGTCTATGGAAATGGAAATCCAGTCTTTGCTTGAGAAGCTAGTTGACATAAATGATTCAATGAGCAGATGTGCTGCGTCTGCTGTCCCCACGACATCAGTTACTCAAAAACTGGCAAGACACAGAGACATACTTCATGAGCTTACCCAG GAATTCCGGCGTATAAAGGGAAATATAAATTCGATGAGGGAAAGTGCTGAGCTTCTCAGTTCAGTGAGAGATGATATCAGCGAGTACAAG GCGTCTGGAAGTATGTCTCCAAAAGTGCAACTATTGCGAGAGAGAGCTGCGATACATGGAAGCATATCTCAT ATAGATGAGGTAATTAGTCAGGCACAGGCAACTAGGTCAGTATTGGGTTCTCAGAGAGCATTTTTCGGGGATGTAGGCGGAAAAGTGAAGCGTTTAAGTGAGAAATTCCCAGTCATTCGAGGCCTACTTG GTTCAATTAGAAGGAAGCGGTCTAGAGACACGCTCATTCTAGCAGCAGTCATCGCGGGTTGTACCTTGTTCCTTATCATCTATTGGCTTTCAAAATGA